A region from the Bacteroidota bacterium genome encodes:
- the hypA gene encoding hydrogenase maturation nickel metallochaperone HypA, which translates to MHELSIALNIMEIVDAEARAAGADEVSKIELEIGSWSGVEPDAIEMAMAEAIRETIASKAKVVFHWRKAMAACEDCCNEFEPEDIFKICPYCNSLNTHLLTGKELNIKSIEVVKD; encoded by the coding sequence ATGCACGAACTTTCTATCGCCCTGAATATTATGGAAATTGTTGATGCAGAGGCCCGGGCTGCCGGAGCAGATGAAGTGAGCAAAATAGAACTTGAGATAGGCTCATGGTCAGGCGTGGAGCCCGATGCCATAGAGATGGCAATGGCAGAAGCCATCAGGGAGACCATCGCCTCGAAAGCCAAAGTAGTGTTTCACTGGAGAAAAGCTATGGCGGCCTGCGAAGACTGCTGCAACGAATTTGAACCTGAAGACATTTTTAAAATCTGCCCCTACTGCAACAGCCTGAACACCCACCTGCTTACAGGTAAAGAGTTGAATATCAAATCTATCGAAGTAGTAAAAGATTAA